The Deinococcus depolymerans DNA window AGCTCCTTGGGTTCAGAAGTGGGCCGCGGGCTGCTCAGCGGCGGTTCAGGGCGATCTGGTAGGTGTTCGTGACCCGGTCGTTCTTGGCGGTGGGGTCATCGTAGATGTCGAAGCTGGTCACGACGACCGTGTACGTGCCGGCAGCCGGGGCGTTGAAGCGGATCTCGGACTCGAGGCCCGCGCCGCTGTCGTCGTCCTTTTCCAGCACGGTGCGCCCATCGGGCATCAGGATCATCACGTAGGGGTCCAGGGTGCTCTTGGCGTCCACGCTGACGCTCTGCACCGTGAGCTTCAGGGCCTCGCCGGCGGTCGCCGTGAACTTGTAGTAGTCCTGGTCGCGGTCCTGCCCGGTGATGACGCCGCTGATGGGCGTACCGACGCTCAGGGGCGTGGCGGCCGCGACGCTGTTGTTCGGTTCGTTCCGGTCGGCGATGGCGACGGTCAGGGTGTCGGACGCCTGCCCCACGTTGGCGGTGTAGTCGTGCGCCTTGACCGTGAGGGTGTGGGTGCCGTTGTCCGCGAAGGTGTAGGCCTTGCTGGCGCTGTAGGGCGCGGTGGTGTCCGTGGCGATCAGGACGCCGTTGTCGTAGAACTCGACCTTGCTGACGTCGTCGCCGCTGGCGGTGGCCGTCATGGTGACCGTTCCGGCCGCCACCAGGGTTTTCGGAGTGACGCTGAGGGTGGCCGTGGGAGCGGTCATATCGAGGGGGCCGACGCCGCACGAGGTCAGCGCGCCGGTCAGAGCGAGAAGTGAGATGGCACCGAATCGCTTCATGAGAACTCCTTGATACCTGGGGGAACACGCGCGCATCCCCGGGAAGACGGTGGAAGGCAAGGCAGGTCAGACGGACGTGACCGTTCAGGCACCTGATTTGAGATCAGGGTTTGTGTTGCTATGGAAGACAAATATAACCCTCACGCGGCCGCGCCACAAGGGCAGTTCAGAACATTCTCAGATGGATCTCAGGTCATCCGCCGGGCGGAT harbors:
- a CDS encoding DVUA0089 family protein → MKRFGAISLLALTGALTSCGVGPLDMTAPTATLSVTPKTLVAAGTVTMTATASGDDVSKVEFYDNGVLIATDTTAPYSASKAYTFADNGTHTLTVKAHDYTANVGQASDTLTVAIADRNEPNNSVAAATPLSVGTPISGVITGQDRDQDYYKFTATAGEALKLTVQSVSVDAKSTLDPYVMILMPDGRTVLEKDDDSGAGLESEIRFNAPAAGTYTVVVTSFDIYDDPTAKNDRVTNTYQIALNRR